A region from the Halosolutus gelatinilyticus genome encodes:
- the eutC gene encoding ethanolamine ammonia-lyase subunit EutC, with protein MSSDTNPPTETDLEDRADEEALRRIVDRTPTRLGVGRAGPRPTTDALLEFRADHGTARDAVLSHVDDGVIDDLGLVRLRTRVADKDQYLARPDLGRELAPESVETLREECASAPEVQIVVSDGLSSTAVETNVPELLPVLQAGLADRDVQVGTPVFVEYGRVDVMDAIGEELDADCCVNLVGERPGLRSAESLSAYLVYGPERGAPTAKKSVISNVHDGGLPPIEAGAELVDLLVEMLEREASGIDLQEADREFKPE; from the coding sequence ATGTCATCCGATACGAACCCACCCACCGAGACCGACCTCGAAGACCGCGCCGACGAGGAGGCGCTCCGCCGCATCGTCGATCGAACGCCGACGCGACTCGGCGTCGGCCGCGCCGGCCCGCGCCCGACGACGGACGCGTTGCTCGAGTTCCGGGCGGATCACGGTACCGCCCGCGACGCCGTCCTCTCGCACGTCGACGACGGCGTCATCGACGACCTCGGGCTGGTGCGACTTCGGACGCGAGTTGCCGACAAGGACCAGTACCTGGCCCGCCCCGACCTCGGCCGTGAACTCGCGCCGGAGAGCGTCGAGACCCTCCGCGAGGAGTGTGCGTCCGCGCCCGAGGTCCAGATCGTCGTCAGCGACGGCCTCTCCTCGACCGCAGTCGAGACGAACGTTCCCGAACTGCTCCCGGTTCTGCAAGCCGGCCTCGCGGACCGCGACGTCCAGGTCGGCACGCCGGTCTTCGTCGAGTACGGCCGCGTCGACGTGATGGACGCGATCGGCGAGGAACTCGACGCCGACTGCTGCGTGAACCTCGTCGGCGAACGCCCGGGCCTCAGATCGGCCGAGAGCCTGAGCGCGTACCTCGTCTACGGGCCGGAACGGGGCGCGCCGACCGCGAAGAAGTCCGTGATCTCGAACGTCCACGACGGCGGCCTGCCGCCGATCGAGGCCGGCGCCGAACTCGTCGACCTCCTCGTCGAGATGCTCGAGAGGGAGGCCAGCGGGATCGACCTCCAGGAGGCCGACCGCGAGTTCAAACCGGAGTAA
- a CDS encoding PLD nuclease N-terminal domain-containing protein: MRTLLLAAVVGVPLAWHLGLTAFTYYDAARVGLKPREKWAAITFCVPVFGFFAYLFERSELSYDPESDPYRGNNFNIHPSRADDAPLPSRGDDRRSPDDDADRESERTE; this comes from the coding sequence ATGCGCACCCTGCTGCTGGCCGCGGTCGTGGGGGTTCCGCTCGCCTGGCACCTCGGGCTTACGGCGTTCACCTATTATGACGCCGCCCGGGTCGGGCTGAAGCCCCGGGAGAAGTGGGCGGCGATCACCTTCTGCGTACCGGTGTTCGGCTTCTTCGCCTACCTTTTCGAGCGGAGCGAGCTCTCCTACGACCCGGAGAGCGATCCGTACCGCGGGAACAACTTCAACATCCACCCCTCGCGCGCCGACGACGCGCCGTTGCCGTCACGAGGTGACGATCGGCGCTCGCCGGACGACGACGCGGACCGGGAGTCCGAACGAACGGAGTGA
- a CDS encoding ethanolamine ammonia-lyase subunit EutB, protein MSIQTTNEAAGDRFDSIVEVLAKANEPKTGDELAGIAAESDAERVAAKRALAGMRLETLRENPVVPPDGDEVSRVIQDAVREPVYDEIKDWTVADLREFLVDSATGEREIAAIRPGLTSEMIAAVTKLMSNMDLVLVTSKMEVTARCNTTIGEEGTLSFRLQPNDPADDVDNIVDATREGLAYGVGDAVIGVNPVTDSVETTTRILEATHEFIREWDVPTQNCCLSHVTTQMDALREGAPADLVFQSLAGTEAGNDEFGVDVELLDEAHDLAQRRCTSSGPNVLYFETGQGAELSGDAHHGVDQLTLEARCYGLAKRYDPFLVNTVVGFIGPEYLYDGQQVIRAGLEDVFMGQLHGISMGIDACYTNHIQADQNDIENLAVLLAAAGTNYFITVPMGDDVMLNYQSNSYHDAAALWEIFDLEPAPAFAEWLAEQGLWRDGRLTDRAGDPTIFT, encoded by the coding sequence ATGTCGATCCAGACCACGAACGAGGCGGCCGGGGACCGATTCGACTCGATCGTCGAGGTGTTGGCGAAGGCCAACGAGCCGAAGACCGGCGACGAGCTGGCGGGGATCGCAGCCGAGTCCGACGCCGAGCGGGTCGCCGCGAAGCGCGCCCTCGCCGGGATGCGCCTCGAGACGCTCCGCGAGAACCCGGTCGTTCCGCCCGACGGGGACGAGGTGTCGCGCGTCATCCAGGATGCGGTGCGGGAACCCGTCTACGACGAGATCAAAGACTGGACGGTCGCGGACCTCCGGGAGTTCCTCGTCGACAGCGCGACGGGCGAGCGCGAGATCGCGGCGATCCGACCCGGATTGACGAGCGAGATGATCGCCGCGGTGACGAAGCTCATGTCGAACATGGACCTCGTGCTCGTCACGTCGAAGATGGAGGTGACGGCCCGCTGCAACACGACGATCGGCGAGGAGGGAACCCTCTCGTTTCGACTGCAGCCGAACGATCCCGCCGACGACGTGGACAACATCGTCGACGCGACTCGGGAGGGGCTGGCCTACGGCGTCGGCGACGCGGTGATCGGCGTCAACCCGGTGACGGACAGTGTCGAGACCACGACGCGGATCCTGGAGGCGACGCACGAATTCATCCGGGAGTGGGACGTCCCGACGCAGAACTGCTGTCTCTCCCACGTCACCACCCAGATGGACGCCCTCCGCGAGGGCGCGCCGGCGGACCTCGTCTTCCAGAGTCTGGCCGGCACCGAGGCCGGCAACGACGAGTTCGGCGTCGACGTCGAGTTGCTGGACGAGGCGCACGACCTGGCGCAGCGCCGCTGTACCTCTTCGGGGCCGAACGTGCTGTACTTCGAGACGGGACAGGGCGCGGAGCTCTCGGGCGACGCCCACCACGGCGTCGACCAGCTCACGCTCGAGGCGCGCTGTTACGGCCTCGCGAAGCGGTACGATCCGTTCCTCGTCAACACCGTCGTCGGCTTCATCGGCCCGGAGTACCTCTACGACGGCCAGCAGGTCATTCGCGCGGGCTTAGAGGACGTGTTCATGGGGCAGTTGCACGGCATCTCGATGGGCATCGACGCCTGCTACACGAACCACATCCAGGCCGACCAGAACGACATCGAGAACCTCGCCGTCCTGCTCGCGGCCGCGGGAACGAACTACTTCATCACGGTCCCGATGGGCGACGACGTGATGCTGAACTACCAGTCGAACAGCTACCACGACGCCGCCGCGCTCTGGGAGATCTTCGATCTTGAACCCGCGCCCGCCTTCGCGGAGTGGCTCGCCGAGCAGGGCCTCTGGCGCGACGGCCGACTGACCGATCGCGCGGGCGACCCCACGATCTTCACCTGA
- a CDS encoding thiolase family protein: MTQTPVIVEAVRTPQGKEDGVFADVRSEDLSVPLIDEILAETGLSGEEIDDLMWGCAQQRGEQGNNLARVIALLSELGENVPATTINRWCASSMQAVISASDAIAAGNRDAVIAGGVESMSRVPMGENTHNVHPRLAELYNIGELQMGMTAEKVAEEYDVSREKQDEYAARSQQRAAEATEEGRFDGEIVPIETEDGTVSEDEGIRPGTTKEKLAELPTVFKSDGTVTPGNASQISDGASALLVTSEAFAEEHDLEILAEVGMNNVAGVDPTVMGIGPVPATRGLLERNGRDIEEYDLVELNEAFASQAVYSRDELGADPERFNVNGGAIALGHPLGASGARLPVTLIHELRRRDGGLGLATLCVGFGQGAAIEFEVN; encoded by the coding sequence ATGACACAGACACCGGTCATCGTCGAGGCAGTTCGAACGCCGCAGGGGAAAGAAGACGGCGTCTTCGCCGACGTTCGCAGCGAAGACCTCTCGGTGCCGCTGATCGACGAGATTCTCGCGGAGACGGGGCTCTCGGGCGAGGAGATCGACGACCTCATGTGGGGCTGCGCGCAGCAGCGCGGCGAGCAGGGCAACAACCTGGCCCGCGTCATCGCCCTCCTGTCCGAACTGGGTGAGAACGTCCCCGCGACGACGATCAACCGCTGGTGCGCCTCCTCGATGCAGGCGGTCATCTCCGCGTCGGACGCGATCGCCGCGGGGAACCGCGACGCCGTCATCGCCGGCGGCGTGGAGTCGATGAGCCGGGTTCCAATGGGCGAGAACACCCATAACGTCCACCCGCGACTGGCCGAACTCTACAACATCGGCGAGCTCCAGATGGGGATGACCGCCGAGAAGGTCGCCGAGGAGTACGACGTCAGCCGCGAGAAACAGGACGAGTACGCCGCCCGGAGCCAACAGCGCGCCGCCGAGGCGACCGAGGAGGGTCGGTTCGACGGCGAGATCGTCCCGATCGAGACCGAGGACGGTACCGTCTCCGAGGACGAGGGCATCCGACCGGGGACCACGAAGGAGAAGTTGGCCGAACTGCCGACGGTCTTCAAGTCCGACGGGACCGTCACGCCCGGCAACGCCTCCCAGATCTCCGACGGGGCGTCGGCCCTGCTGGTGACGAGCGAGGCGTTCGCCGAGGAGCACGACCTCGAAATCCTCGCCGAGGTCGGCATGAACAACGTCGCCGGCGTCGACCCGACCGTGATGGGGATCGGCCCGGTGCCCGCCACCCGCGGCTTGCTCGAGCGCAACGGCCGCGATATCGAGGAGTACGATCTCGTGGAACTCAACGAGGCGTTCGCCAGCCAGGCCGTCTACTCTCGGGACGAACTCGGCGCCGATCCCGAGCGGTTCAACGTCAACGGCGGCGCGATCGCGCTCGGCCACCCGCTGGGCGCCTCCGGCGCGCGCCTGCCCGTGACGCTGATCCACGAACTGCGACGCCGGGACGGCGGACTCGGCCTCGCGACGCTCTGCGTCGGCTTCGGTCAGGGTGCAGCGATCGAGTTCGAGGTTAACTGA
- a CDS encoding ethanolamine ammonia-lyase reactivating factor EutA: MTDPPRTLTSIGVDVGTTTTHAIVSRLRVETPPGGGASPTIADREIVHRGSVRETPLLDAETIDVERVAELVEDELDAAGVAPAAIDTGAVIITGETARRENAEPLAHRLADDAGQFVAATAGASLEAILAGRGSGAAARAARFGGLVANVDVGGGTTNVAIFDGDDSSRGASGSPGDPVAVRETRCLDVGGRLVAFDDAGRIASISPPARTLVEAIDAPIAEGESPDEAALEALAAAMADRIVDLVAGPPFDERTRALAIGNLPEDPIDLSGVVFSGGVGRLVASPPEDPFAYGDLGGPLAAALADHKRVRSWPVRDPAEDIRATVVGAGTETTTLSGRTVSLDPSALPLRNVPVVPVSNLADCDGDSLASRFDAAVAEHAERREFDAVDAIALSIDDVGPLSYDRLVAVADALAGALGSLPPSLPVVVVTRQNCAKALGQALRRKRDRPLVVLDELAPAGGDYLDVGEPMTGGESVPVVVKTLAFGT, from the coding sequence GTGACGGATCCTCCGCGGACGTTGACGAGCATCGGCGTCGACGTCGGGACGACGACCACGCACGCGATCGTCAGCCGTCTGCGCGTCGAGACGCCGCCCGGCGGCGGCGCGAGTCCGACGATCGCCGATCGCGAGATCGTCCACCGCGGCTCGGTACGCGAGACGCCGCTGCTCGACGCCGAAACGATCGACGTCGAGCGGGTGGCCGAACTCGTCGAGGACGAACTCGACGCGGCGGGCGTGGCGCCCGCGGCGATCGACACGGGGGCGGTCATCATCACCGGCGAGACCGCTCGTCGGGAGAACGCCGAACCCCTCGCACACCGGCTGGCGGACGACGCGGGTCAGTTCGTCGCGGCGACGGCCGGCGCCTCGCTCGAGGCGATCCTCGCGGGGCGGGGCTCCGGCGCGGCAGCGCGGGCCGCCCGTTTCGGCGGCCTCGTCGCCAACGTGGACGTCGGCGGCGGGACGACGAACGTGGCGATCTTCGACGGCGACGATTCGAGTCGCGGTGCGTCGGGCTCGCCCGGCGACCCCGTCGCCGTCCGGGAGACCCGCTGTCTCGACGTCGGCGGCCGCCTCGTCGCGTTCGACGACGCGGGCCGGATCGCGTCGATCTCGCCGCCCGCCCGGACTCTCGTCGAGGCGATCGACGCGCCGATCGCCGAGGGCGAGTCGCCCGACGAGGCCGCGCTCGAGGCCCTCGCGGCCGCGATGGCCGATCGGATCGTCGATCTGGTTGCGGGACCGCCGTTCGACGAGCGAACGCGCGCGCTCGCGATCGGGAACCTCCCCGAGGACCCGATCGACCTTTCGGGCGTCGTCTTCAGCGGCGGCGTCGGTCGACTCGTCGCGTCCCCGCCCGAGGACCCCTTCGCCTACGGCGACCTCGGCGGGCCGCTCGCGGCCGCGCTCGCCGACCACAAGCGGGTTCGATCGTGGCCGGTTCGCGACCCCGCGGAGGACATCCGGGCGACGGTCGTCGGCGCGGGCACGGAGACGACGACGCTCAGCGGCCGAACCGTCTCGCTCGATCCGTCGGCGCTCCCCCTGCGAAACGTGCCGGTCGTCCCGGTTTCGAACCTCGCTGACTGCGATGGCGATTCGCTCGCGTCCCGATTCGACGCCGCCGTCGCGGAGCACGCCGAGCGTCGAGAGTTCGACGCGGTGGACGCGATCGCGCTCTCGATCGACGACGTGGGGCCGCTCTCGTACGATCGACTCGTCGCCGTCGCCGACGCGCTCGCCGGCGCGCTCGGGTCGCTCCCGCCGTCGCTCCCGGTGGTCGTCGTCACGCGACAAAACTGCGCGAAGGCCCTCGGACAGGCGCTTCGCCGGAAGCGCGATCGCCCCCTGGTGGTCCTCGACGAACTCGCCCCCGCGGGCGGGGACTACCTCGACGTCGGCGAGCCGATGACCGGCGGCGAGAGCGTTCCCGTCGTGGTAAAAACGTTAGCGTTCGGCACCTAA